Genomic segment of Prosthecobacter debontii:
TGTTAGCGAAACCAAACGTCATAACCGGGGTTGAAAGAACTGATCGTCATCCATGATGAATGCTCGCTTCAGCATTATGACTCACTCCGGAGTTCCTGCATTCCGCCCTCGTTCCCCCAGGGTGTCATTTGTCATTCCTCATTCGTCATTTCACTCCCCTTCCCGATCCGGCTTCACCCTGGTTGAGATCGTCATTTCACTCACCATCATCATCGTCATCGCGGCGGCGTCGGTGCCGATGTTTCGCGGCATTCGTGACGAACAACTCGCCCGGGCTCCTGTCTCGGAGTTAGTTCACCTGGCAAAAGAAGCTCGGCTTCGCGCCATGAAAGAAAAGCGCCCTTATCAGGTGGCTTTTTATTCCGGCGGCTTCGTCGCCTCCCGTTACTTTAGCCCCTACCTGCAGCTCAGTGAACTCACGACCTTCATGCAAGAAGTCGAGAGCGGGTCCTTCCGCATGAATCCCAATGCGGACGATAATGATTCTGATCTGGATGGCGGCGCTGGTGAAACACCAAAAACTGATCTCCCGCTGGCCCCAACGGCTCCCAAACTCGACGACAACTGGGAGGAGCACTACGACCTCCCCACCGATGT
This window contains:
- a CDS encoding pilus assembly FimT family protein — translated: MSFVIPHSSFHSPSRSGFTLVEIVISLTIIIVIAAASVPMFRGIRDEQLARAPVSELVHLAKEARLRAMKEKRPYQVAFYSGGFVASRYFSPYLQLSELTTFMQEVESGSFRMNPNADDNDSDLDGGAGETPKTDLPLAPTAPKLDDNWEEHYDLPTDVQYSIKFWHDLEETYIEGEMVKLWVFQPSGICQPLKLHLQSQSATFDVEFGALTADITREVIDLK